ttcataatttttgaaatcatattCCTAACTATAGGATATATATCAACAATGCTTTTGGTCAAAGTTACTCAGGCCGGTATATTTTGGTTTTAGTTGAGAAATCATGTCCAGAAAAACTTAACTAGTTCTAACGttctttcttagtagtttttcttttttaaaatcattcatgtgaatgtaaaacaaaaaacggagggggggggagggggaatgcgTAGATCTTAGGATATTGTGCACACTGCATACTTTTTTTATATCAAGTTAATATGTAATTTCTTGTATTAACGAAATGAAGAGGGGGAGAGGGTAAGAAAACTATAATGAAAAAAGTGAAACAATTCAGTAAAAcggtaaataaatgtttaattaaatcttgtatttatgtatgtatttgaGAATAAGTTGTTTTAAAACCACTCTACTACTAACTCCtcatgaaattttcaatgatGCAGTGGAACCCCCATTTTACTTCATCTGTTTAAATAAGGCATCCCGCTTTTGACATTTTCTGTTGGTCCCTGAAAATTTCTATACCCTCTAATAATGTTACAATTTTCCGGATTTTACTttacaatttttcagaaaatccgcttaatattgttttttaaaagcagatcaGTACCATTTTCTCTAAGACTCACCATTACTTTCCagataaatttgttttacatGTTTAAAGCCGCTatgaaattctttttcttttttattgcctTTGTTTTGCGAGTTGTCCATTAATGTGTCTTCCAATTGTCTGATCTTTGGATTGTTCCTTTGAAGCTTTGAGGTATAgtatttgtattttaacttttttttctgtcaaaagagttgttttaacattttgaaagaaGCGAAGATTTAGCTCCTTATAGCTTTTTAAATTCCATGGGTTTCAACTGGTCTCTGCATTCTTTACCTTAGGGGAAAGCATCTGAATTAAAACTAAAGCACATTTTGATTTGCGGTTAGAAACGAGCTTAGCAAACAACGAGTAAATATTACCTATTCTTGCTGTTTCATTGGGTAGGTCTCATTTTATAAGCAATACCCTTAAATTTTTACCTTCCCCTCCCCCACTCAGTTTTTGCGTTTTCCTGCTTGAGTGTGGGGCAGAATACGTTCAACCTGGATTCCACTGTATAAGTTCTGGTAAGCGCTTTTACattaaattgtttcttaaaaatttgctgaatgtgtgtatgtgtttttttttttccttcattttaataGCTACCTGTTGCAGTATTGTTTTTGCCGTGAAAGACATGGGTAGTGAGATGAAATATAAATAACCATCTCACTACCTTGTCTTTGACGGTAAGGGCAATGTGAAACTCCTCTTCCCTGCTCAAGAAGTTGGAACAGCATGATTTGCTAACGTGTCAAAGTGGCTGTGAAATGTGTAAATGATCATATCACAGCTATCTTTGACATGTTAGCTTATCTTGGATGCATCTTTTCCAAGTGAATGAATGAAGTTGTCAGTTCGTCAAATTGGCGGTGATTTGTATGTTAGTAGCATATCACAGCCATCTTgatgatctgaaaattttcaagtaagcTGCAGCATCTTGGCCTCTCAAGTATCACAGCCTTTATCAttctttgtttattaattttctaaattgtcTGTTTCTTTTTTAGCTGTCATTATCAGTGGCACAGCCAGACATTTTTTCTCGTAGgggttttcaaattgaaaatcgTTGCTATCTTTCACATACATTTGATGCAAAATTATTCCatatatttatagtttttatgGATTAGAAGTTATTCATTTTTAACTcttgctaaaaaataattaatatttcatattgATATCACTAACTTCAAAACTGAGAAAGCGGGAAAaagcacattattttaaaaattagttttactttaatcttcgTCAAATGCTAACTAATAACAATTTTGATATTTCAATGAGAAATGGGAAGGAACCCCTAAAAAGGATTTGTTCAATGCTGGAAGTGTTGATTGACCATACCATGTTGCTCTTTATTGAGCTCCATTTAGCTATCTTATACTCATAGAGGTGCGTAACATGAAATATTACTTGTATGTTTAAGAATTGGAAAGTAACTCGTGGCTGCTTCCGGATGATTTAAAGTAGTTAGATCTTTTTTTGAACCTGTCACTCTTGGAAAAGTTgaaatactgtttttttcccTTGGTTTGTTCGGAGGAAATGAATGTGTTCGAgctctgggaggggttttaaccctcAAACCCCTCTCCTGGCTGTGCCACTGGTCATTATGCATAATTTCTTGTGTTCTTATGTTTGTTGGTTAGTTGTGTTATAAACTTATGTCAGGTTCTGAAAATTTCACTCTtatgaaaattttacttgaatcctCTATTGCCCCCCTTTTAACACTTGtaacagtcaactctcaatagcttgaagtcccaagggaccgactGAAAACACCTTCAAGTTATTGTTAGAGTTAGTGGAAGTTCCTATAACCTTCTCAAGAGTAAGGGACTCAATGGAAACTTCaaggtaaagaaatattttgatttgacTAGCTTGGTTTTGTTACATGAACGCCTTACAGTTGGGGCATAAAGGTTTTTCTTCTCTCACAAAGTGGGTGTGGTATGTTTCTTTAAGTCATATCACAGCCAGCTTTGATGAGCGGAGAGAGGCTTTTGAACATCTGGATTGCTGCAAACATGGAAATAACACGAAAAAGTAACATTCAAGCTGATACCATGAGCCTGATGCCCTGAAGTGCATCATATAGAAGTTTTAAGAAGTGAAGAGAAGCTTTGATCATCTCCAAATACTTATTGGACTAcatacagcaaaaaagaaaatggcaTGAGCCAGCCGTCAAGCTGATGCTGTGATGTGTTGTTTTAAAATCATATCACAGCCAGCTTTGATGAGCAGGATCATGTTTCAAGCAACGATTCATCAGAATTTGGAAAAAGAACCTAATTACTTGGACCACCTCCCACCCCTTCCCCCTTTTGGGTTCTGATTAAGAAATTAAGGCATCTGCTTGTACATGTACTGTATTTGAAAGTGTTCAACAAGAGTAAGTTAAATTCATTGGAAACAAAATACATTAGAAGTATGACAATTGAATGTTACTTTACTAACCAGTGATTAAGAAATTCTTTTATCTTTATATAGAAAAATGTTGGTTTTATTCATTTTCTCTCAACagattttattaactgctttcaTTATAGTCATATTTCTTTGGATTATATATGTTTTATGAACTTTAACTATTGTAAAATGCTGTTTTTAGTTTTGGATtatttgtattttctttaaaactaaaaacttgttttcataatttactcATTGTTTACTGTATGAATTTCTTTACCTCCTCTTTTCTACCTACTAATGTAAAAACAttataaacaatttgaaattcaGTATAGACCTTGTTTTAGTGTGCATCATAtagtttgtttttttacttttttggatcCTAACTTCATATTTATTGCACCGCCAGATGTTTAACACAAAGAGCTACTTGGTTAAACCATTTCCAAATATCTGCTTTTGAAGTTTCTTTATAATAACAAAATGTTTAGTAACTGAAGTTTACATGGTTTTAGAATCATTTTTGATGCATCCTTTTGTTTTTTACGtagtatttttataattttagtttctgttttgttatattttaaaaattaagttttactttcgaaaaaaattctttttttgaataaaatacgattGTTACTGTATGttgatatacatttttttctccaCTTTCTTCCTTAGTTGATGAGCAAATTGGCCACATTGTTGGGTAAAGAACTCACTGAAGAAGTTTTCttggaacactttttttttttatgtggtgaCAAAACGAACAACATACGAAAAGTGAGTAGTGTTGTGTTCACAAATTTATTgtgaattttgaataaatttacaAAGATATTGAATTGTTCATTATTTAAAGTCTTAGGCTAAAGCAAGTTCAAACAATTTggtcttattaaaaaaaaaacacccttttgcAGGAAGGCAATGTAGTTTCTTTAGTGtaattttatgaagtaaattcaTGCTGTATCTAAATGAGATTCAAATGATTATCTTAAATATTTGGCTGGTGATTGATTTAGTATTGTCCACAACTTGTCACGATTTTGAAGAGAGAATGAGGTTCATAACAATGTGAcagttattatatttttaaaccaGTGATCAACTGTGTAAGGTAAAATCGATTCCACTCCTTGTCAAATACTCCTTTAAATGCCTGCCTATTTATATCCTTTAGATTTTCAGACTTGTCTAATTTTGACCTTAATTGAGATTTTGTAggagtgttaaaaaaaagaaactcaggTTATTGAAGTGTTTCAATTAAATTCCTCCTTAGTGagaactataaaatattttttaaataattattatttctttccttcATTTCGTTTTTAGCTTTGTTGTGCTAAGTCTATTTTAACTTTGGGCAATGAAATGGGATGTGACATTTTGAAGAGGCGAAGtataaatagtttaaaatgctttattataTTAAGTAGATATTAAAAAAtgcactttcatttttaaaaaaaattatgatttttgtagGCTTGTGCATCTGCTTTTGGTGATTTTTGTACTGTAGCTGGAAGGGAAGTTACTGAAGAAGTTTTAGtaagtttagttttttaactgcCATACTTCCTTGCATTACATAAGTTTTATTGATATGAacttgaattatttaaaattatgtttgtaGTCCAAATGACATGATTTGCCAGTTATATTTGAAGTTACATGTTTTAATTGTGTGTCTGTACTTTATATTTGATTTACTTTTTATTAGCTTCCTAGGTTCTTTGTACTGTGCGAAGATGCTGCATGGTGCGTTCGTAAAGCATGCACAGAAAACTTCATGCCTGTTTCTTGTGTTGTGTCTCGAGAAACACGGTGGAAGGAATTAGCTTCTCAATACATGGTTCTTTTGTCTGATCAAAGTCGTTGGGTAAGGTTCATGAATTTTTAATAGCATCTATTAAGCAGTTGTATTTCATTTATTGGTTTTAGCGGGCTGTAACCACACTTTTGTTTCGGAAGGCATTTTATCAAATATGCTTCTTGAGAAACCTACATGATGGAAAATCGAATTTTATTTCCTTtgtatattttactaatttttgatataatgcattatttaaaatgaaaGGGAAGAGGGGAGCTGCTTTAAGTGCATTAACATAAGCAAatgtaaaatatgattttttttccttcattgaataaatcacttatgtgtggggagaaaaaaatcggcaaaagttataaaaagtattctttgaacagttttgaaatttttttagaaagttttgaacCCTAAGCACCTTTTCCTTGCATCGAGCTCTAAGACTCCAGCTCTAAGTGCCTCAAAGAAGctttttttagttcaaaagaaGGCATaatttactcataattgaaattAGAAATATTTGCTTGAatagtaaaataacaaaaaacttaTTTGCTTCATTTGATGAAGTAATAGCTATAAGTGCCATTTGAAGGTTTTTACTATTACAGTGGTCCTTTTTTCTGTTAAAAGTAAGCAGCAATGTTGTAAGTCATTACAAAATTACCTGTTTAGAGAGCTGTTGATTTTGTTTGAGACTATAAAAACATTGAAGTTGTcttgaatgttttaaatattaacaatctAAAATATTACCATGGTTTTTTTAACTAATAACTGAAGATCTTAAAGGTTTTCAGTCACAACTTAATTTGACAAACATGCTGTTGATCTAAGTCCACTCAAAATGAAGATAGAATATTAAATGCAGAATATTACATTTGAAAAGATACCATTCAAAACCACACATGTCCAGTTTcaacaaaaattgagttagcagCCGATAACAATATTACAGAATTGTTCCTATAACATCGAAGTGTTAGTTTTGCTAGGAGAAAATAATGTTCCATTTAAATTCTGTTCTAACTGCTTCGTCATTCCCAAATCAATCAAGAGCATGTCCAAAGGGTTGTTTCGATCTGAAAACGTCGATTCGGCCAACAATAGGCCCCCATTTTAGTCATGTGATGTAGAACACTGAGGTTATGGTGGAAGTCTGTGAATGTTTTTTAGATTCTTAATTTGGTCCATTATGATTTTAATCAAAGGAAAGAATGTTCATTATAAACCTAATCAAATGAGATgtcctaattttaaaaaacttgattGCAGTTGTATCTGTCTTCCTACATGTGTAAGTTTTTTCTCAAGAATATTAATGAGACTACATCAATCTATATAAATAATATAGATACATTTTTCTATTAAAGTTAATTTAGAAACCAGCTTCTCTCGAATCCCCAAAAATTGTTAAGAAATTTTTACACCTTTAACTGTTACCGTTTTAAATGCGTGAAAAGTACTAAGTCAAAATACGTGAAAAATAAAATCCCTCCAGTAAATTCCAGCAAAATTACTTATGTTGCCCTTTTGATGTCAATCTCTTCCCGTTCTACTTTTTGAGTTTGAGGAGTTAAATCAAAAAATGTGCGTTTTTCTTGATTTCCATTATTCTCACTTTTTGCAGGTACGGTTAACTGCTTATCAAACTTTGGGACCATTTATTTCAACTTTTGCTGAGCCAGAAAAAACTGGATTGTATTATAGTAAAGATGGTGTGCTTACTGTGGTAGACTTTACACCTTCACCTGTTCAAAATTCATTGTCACAAGAGCTTTCCGACGAGGTGAAGAACATGAAGTGTAAAGTTAGTACTGACTCTTCTGAAACTTCAAAATGCAATGTGAATCACTCTAGTTTAGATAGGACTATTTCTTCCAAATCCTGTGATAGTTTAGTTCCTTTGAACAACGTGGATGCAAGTCTTACTGCTTCAGAAGTTCCAGGAATTACGTGCCATGTGGGTAGTAATTATCGTACTGTGATAGAAGTGAGCTCTCCAAACTTGACATCACCTGCTGCCTCTAACAATCAGGAAACTgaaaatgtagttaaaaatttTCCAAGTGAAAATGGTATACACTCTGATAAAGAGGGTTTTACAGAGAATTCAGATTCTGAATGCATTAACTATTCTTCTAATATTCCTTCAGTAGATTACtgtagcaatatttttaaattacaaaactctaattttttgatgTCTGAAAAAGACAGCTCGTTAAGTGAAATTGCTCCATGCAATAGTGATAATGTTTCGTCTTTGGAAAATGGCGATTGTTGCAAAGAAATGAATGGTGATAATGATATTTCAGGGAAATTTGAAGATACTAAAATTGTTGAAAACTCCAAAGTAGACTTGGAAACTAAACTTTTAAACTCAATTACTGTAAATGGTATTAATGTTAGCTCTTCCATAGCTCTCGTTGGCGCTACAAAATATGAAATCAAGCCATTAGTGACTTGTAGTGCATCTACAGATGACTGTGAAACAGATTTAAGTAAATCGCATCTTTCTACTAAACTTCAAGTAACAGAAAATAAACTTCAAGTAGATTTGCTTAAACATTCCACTGGAAGTAAACTATCCGAAATACAAGACTTGCCATGTAAAATAAGTTCGTTTGAAAGCCTTGCGGGTGCTACACTAGAATTGAACCATACTCCAAGCAATGTACAAAGTTCTGAGGATTCAGTTGAGCTCAATTCTACCAATGACGGGTCCTTTCATGATGAGAGTGCcttcaattattttcaattctGGCGCATCCCTCTTCCAGATGTTGATGTCGATGTAGAATCAGTAGATCCTAGTGACTCTTGTAATTCAACAAAATTGTGCAATTCAGGAAGtgactttaaatattttgtaaggtATGTGACCTTTTGATAATACATGGTACCCCACCACCCAGTGTACTCACACTGTATTACCCCACATCAGCCAGCATGCTGCAAAATTAGAGGTTAACCAGATTTTTAATAACCCTTTCCGGCATGTTGGAGGAAACAAGGTTAgagaaatgtatttaatattaaatacctataaaatattaataaactgaTTAATTTCATACAATATTAATTATCAATGCTGTTTTTAATAGTCttggaactgaaatattttaaaattacagagAATTTGATGTAGcaatttaatgaataaaacatttatttttctgaaaggaaTTTTGAACAGTGAAGATTGCTCAAAAGTCGctcattttatttgacatatcaCTTAATCTAAAATGAATGACTAACATTATTAACAAActacttcctttcttttttaatcttttatgttgattaagcaaatttatttttatttttttgttggaaaatgaacTTCTCAATATTTGGCACCCCGGATAATTCATATGTAAAGATATGCTGGTCAACTTCGAGTATTGCTGACTGATGCAGTATTATACTATATTTGAGAAAGCTAAAATTGAAGTTTACGCTTTTTACAGAAACTCTACAGATCCTTTTGTGCAGACTGTCAATGTTGTTACTGAAAAGTTGAACTGTAGAAGTAGTATATGGTCAAAAACAGATGATATAACATCAGGTAAGTTTTTGCTCTATGAATCTtgcagtaacatttttttttttttttttttttagaataattttaacTCTTAAGTAAGGATTTCGAATTCTTGTTACTGTGTTATATGAAAGCACAAATGCATTGAAATTTCAAGATTAGGAAAGATAAACtcctgttaaaaaatatttgaattgggattaaaaaagaattatgtcTTACAATGGTTTAGATTTGCATTAGctgtttttgtcaatttttcaccTATTGTTGTATTGAGAAAGAAAGGAACATGAAGTGGACTTGCTGTGATGGGTGTAGGAAGGTTTATAAATACATAAGGAGCTGTTAATTAAAGCTTTAAAGCCTGCATAACTTTTAAGAtaagaattcaaaaattaatctagtgcttagtatattatttaatataataatataacTGAAATTATATATATTTGAAGTGAAAGTTTTATTAAATTGCATTGCTAAGTGGCTAAATGATCTGTTACTTAATCTTTGTTTTggccataaaatttaaaaaaatgttgtgataTACTGGAACTTTATATCATCAGATCAGTAGACACTATAGTTTGGGTgtgtatgtttttaattttatattttaaagaaatatttaatttaacttcaaattcttATCAACTTTGCTGAATACTTGGCTTTTCTCCTCTTAATGTTtaataatcaaaaaaagaaatcatcataCCAGTTGATAAATTTCCTTTATTGTTCATTTTGTTATACTCACTTTTTTCTGCAGTTGAGGCggctaaatttttgaatgttaaatttttgaaattatatttatttcatttcttgaaattacTTTCATTAAATTATGATACAGCtgttcaattttttatgcattgaacTAGACCCAAACACACGATCTTCCCTGATTCTGACATATTTTCTTAATGTATtactttctgtatttttttctccccctccctttttattTTCCACTTTAGTCTCTATAAATGATGGAAGTAATTGCAAACTTTATGTAACAGTTAACCTATGTCTAATTGTTTTGTCTACCCATATCAGAGAATAAGGAAGGTGAACCACCGCCTGGATCAAAGCAGATTTCTGTTCATGAGCAGGTAATTGTAGTTTCAATGTTTTGTAGCCTTAAAGTTTCTATGTTTACAGCAATAGGAAAGACAAAAAGCACCCAGATGGTGTATTTGGAACATTATGTAAATgttaccttggaacattgaaacaaattttgtcggAATAAATCAAGGGTTTCTATAGAAATTCAATTCTAATTGTGAGAACATTTTTTGGCCCTCATATTAGATGATGCatgcaaaatattgattaaaattcatATAAtcaagtaatagttaattttgttATAGAATGTTGCATTGTCATTGGGTCTGAGATTTCATACTAAATTTCAAAGGAATTTAGTATGAGATTTTAGACTAAAGGTCACAGCAAGTGGGTACAAATTAAATGGCAAGATTCCACCCGAACAGGCGTATACCAAACAAAGTTAATAAAAACATGGTAAAAAGTAAGAACTTTCAAGATTACATGGAAAACATTGGTTTGATCGATCTAGAGGCCTTTTGATGCATCacttcagtttctttctttttgttcatactacactctataacaaaaaaaaatcgatgcaccaagaaggagttgtctGATTGAGatgaaaattggtggataggaagacaatgtacagaatagtaaatgattaaaatctcagaaaaatttaaaaatttatgtcaGAGCTACAGTTTCAAGTTCagtaaggtattgacccgcctctatcCTGGATACAAGACCAATGGCATAGACCGATAGAGCTCCCGGATGGTTTTCTGGGGTATTTATTTCCTGCTAAATTTGCTCCAGTTGTCAAATTAGGTCATCAACATACCGTACCAGATGCAATCGCCTTCctatcatatcccagacatgctcaatGGGAGAGAGATATAGCGATCTGGCAGGCCAAGAAGTGTTGGACATACTTGCaaacagttcatagcaacacatgccgtATGTGGTTTGGCATTGTCATGCtgaaaaaccagccgagggtGCTGCAAAAGGAACAGCAGCGAAACAGGTCTTGGGATGTTGTCGAcataccactgtgcagtaagtgtacctctaattacgaccaaaggggtgcGACTATCAAATGAAACGGcgccccagaccataatgccttgttgagggcctcAGTGGCATGCAATAGTGAAAGCAGGATCTCCcttctgccctgggtgtctccaaacgcGCATTTCATGATCGTCAGGACatagttggaagcgggattcatcgctaaagactatacgttcCCAGTTGGCATCATTCCAACCTGATTGAGCCATAAATCACTGTAA
This window of the Uloborus diversus isolate 005 chromosome 4, Udiv.v.3.1, whole genome shotgun sequence genome carries:
- the LOC129221282 gene encoding serine/threonine-protein phosphatase 4 regulatory subunit 1-like isoform X3, with protein sequence MSKLATLLGKELTEEVFLEHFFFLCGDKTNNIRKACASAFGDFCTVAGREVTEEVLLPRFFVLCEDAAWCVRKACTENFMPVSCVVSRETRWKELASQYMVLLSDQSRWVRLTAYQTLGPFISTFAEPEKTGLYYSKDGVLTVVDFTPSPVQNSLSQELSDEVKNMKCKVSTDSSETSKCNVNHSSLDRTISSKSCDSLVPLNNVDASLTASEVPGITCHVGSNYRTVIEVSSPNLTSPAASNNQETENVVKNFPSENGIHSDKEGFTENSDSECINYSSNIPSVDYCSNIFKLQNSNFLMSEKDSSLSEIAPCNSDNVSSLENGDCCKEMNGDNDISGKFEDTKIVENSKVDLETKLLNSITVNGINVSSSIALVGATKYEIKPLVTCSASTDDCETDLSKSHLSTKLQVTENKLQVDLLKHSTGSKLSEIQDLPCKISSFESLAGATLELNHTPSNVQSSEDSVELNSTNDGSFHDESAFNYFQFWRIPLPDVDVDVESVDPSDSCNSTKLCNSGSDFKYFVRNSTDPFVQTVNVVTEKLNCRSSIWSKTDDITSENKEGEPPPGSKQISVHEQDIVPPELLSRYLSMIDATWAQTIDAEIARHCAYSLPAVALTLGREYWPCLKETFDALSSDLQGFIMMWKVRRTVASSMHQLAVILGPDLTSSDLLPVFSRFICDLDEVRIGILQHMSEFLKVLRLEERRGFLPSFRQFLISNSDTDNNDKNWRFRLILAEQLVSIADLYEPQDVREYLVPLTLTLIRDKICEVRLAAVLVMAAVMRRMSQSPTSDLTKNVLSELTDKFIHAPKWLHRQLYVYICQAFITEKSLPPDQFAEDALPHLLYLCWDRIPNVRIAIARCLSVVIWPLETFSSPESPHRELLLQTIHTLQSDLDADVRYYANMVSTHECSCLQHGEFSNLGELPV
- the LOC129221282 gene encoding serine/threonine-protein phosphatase 4 regulatory subunit 1-like isoform X2; translation: MTLKTESEADPFNIEELFCHPDDLLPPVLKLEKYATSEMVFNRQVVARNLLETLRMVQGNQDDVARVIHVLCSISEDFDSSVRTDLVVQLPHIAAFCKEADLENAIPEFLVPIIINYLGDELNQVRKSSHSVLLSLIELKLIDTDTIKKRICPFVVHLTESIHSEELRVECILLMSKLATLLGKELTEEVFLEHFFFLCGDKTNNIRKACASAFGDFCTVAGREVTEEVLLPRFFVLCEDAAWCVRKACTENFMPVSCVVSRETRWKELASQYMVLLSDQSRWVRLTAYQTLGPFISTFAEPEKTGLYYSKDGVLTVVDFTPSPVQNSLSQELSDEVKNMKCKVSTDSSETSKCNVNHSSLDRTISSKSCDSLVPLNNVDASLTASEVPGITCHVGSNYRTVIEVSSPNLTSPAASNNQETENVVKNFPSENGIHSDKEGFTENSDSECINYSSNIPSVDYCSNIFKLQNSNFLMSEKDSSLSEIAPCNSDNVSSLENGDCCKEMNGDNDISGKFEDTKIVENSKVDLETKLLNSITVNGINVSSSIALVGATKYEIKPLVTCSASTDDCETDLSKSHLSTKLQVTENKLQVDLLKHSTGSKLSEIQDLPCKISSFESLAGATLELNHTPSNVQSSEDSVELNSTNDGSFHDESAFNYFQFWRIPLPDVDVDVESVDPSDSCNSTKLCNSGSDFKYFVRNSTDPFVQTVNVVTEKLNCRSSIWSKTDDITSENKEGEPPPGSKQISVHEQDIVPPELLSRYLSMIDATWAQTIDAEIARHCAYSLPAVALTLGREYWPCLKETFDALSSDLQGFIMMWKVRRTVASSMHQLAVILGPDLTSSDLLPVFSRFICDLDEVRIGILQHMSEFLKVLRLEERRGFLPSFRQFLISNSDTDNNDKNWRFRLILAEQLVSIADLYEPQDVREYLVPLTLTLIRDKICEVRLAAVLVMAAVMRRMSQSPTSDLTKNVLSELTDKFIHAPKWLHRQLYVYICQAFITEKSLPPDQFAEDALPHLLYLCWDRIPNVRIAIARCLSVVIWPLETFSSPESPHRELLLQTIHTLQSDLDADVRYYANMVSTHECSCLQHGEFSNLGELPV